From a single Paraburkholderia sp. FT54 genomic region:
- a CDS encoding methyl-accepting chemotaxis protein, producing the protein MEHSSPERHLELHELSAVSAALNRVQAVIEFDLHGIVLHANDNFLKTLGYTLDEVRGQHHRMFCDPAHADSHAYRQFWEKLGRGEFDHGEYQRVGRGGREVWINASYNPVFDAHGKPYKVVKFATDITAARQQTAEYEGKVRAIDRAQAVIEFDLSGNVLFANQNFLDTLGYRLDEIQGRHHRLFCEDAYTVTAEYRDFWAKLNRGEFDAGRYKRLGKGGRTVWIQASYNPIFDVAGRLSKVIKFATDVTAQVALEDQVRVRAEDDQRKVAALLDVVNQAAAGNLTGTVELAGDEPIDQLAAGIQRMMDDLRGVIGKVVESAGGFTASSQDIAGRANTVASGAQLLGATVEEMNASIEELTASINSIADNSRSADNLAKDTQQEAERGAKAIARSIEAMDLINKSSEDISEIIKVIGEIASQTNLLAFNAAIEAARAGEHGLGFSVVADEVRKLAERSSQATKEISKLINESVKRVAQGSEISKQAGEAFDKIVAGVSRTTHAISEISCGADEQLIAAREVSAAIQQVAEETEKSAGACDTIARASATLMQGAQTLDQMVTRFVV; encoded by the coding sequence GTGGAGCATTCATCGCCCGAGCGGCACCTGGAACTGCATGAACTCAGCGCGGTCAGCGCGGCGCTGAACCGCGTTCAGGCTGTCATTGAATTCGATCTGCACGGCATTGTCCTGCACGCCAATGACAATTTCCTCAAGACGCTCGGCTACACGCTCGATGAAGTGCGTGGCCAACATCATCGGATGTTCTGCGACCCCGCCCACGCCGATAGTCACGCCTACCGCCAGTTCTGGGAAAAGCTGGGCCGCGGCGAATTCGATCACGGCGAATATCAACGAGTGGGACGCGGCGGGCGCGAGGTCTGGATCAATGCGTCGTATAACCCGGTATTCGATGCGCACGGCAAGCCCTACAAGGTCGTCAAGTTCGCGACCGACATCACCGCCGCGCGCCAGCAGACCGCCGAATACGAAGGTAAGGTGCGCGCCATCGACCGCGCTCAGGCCGTGATTGAATTCGATCTGTCCGGCAACGTGCTGTTTGCCAACCAGAATTTCCTCGACACGCTCGGCTACCGGCTCGACGAAATCCAGGGCAGACATCACCGCCTGTTCTGTGAGGACGCCTACACCGTCACTGCCGAATATCGTGATTTCTGGGCCAAGCTCAATCGCGGCGAGTTCGACGCCGGCCGCTACAAGCGCCTTGGCAAAGGCGGTCGCACAGTGTGGATTCAGGCCAGCTACAACCCGATTTTCGACGTCGCAGGACGCCTCTCCAAGGTCATCAAATTCGCCACTGACGTGACGGCTCAGGTCGCGCTGGAAGACCAGGTGCGCGTGCGCGCCGAAGACGATCAGCGCAAGGTCGCGGCGCTGCTGGATGTGGTCAACCAGGCCGCTGCGGGCAATCTGACCGGCACGGTCGAGCTTGCCGGCGACGAGCCGATCGATCAGCTCGCCGCCGGCATCCAACGCATGATGGACGACCTGCGCGGCGTGATCGGCAAGGTGGTCGAATCGGCCGGTGGCTTTACGGCTTCATCGCAGGACATCGCCGGACGCGCGAATACGGTCGCGAGCGGCGCGCAGTTGCTGGGTGCAACTGTCGAGGAAATGAACGCATCCATCGAAGAGCTGACGGCGTCGATCAATTCGATCGCCGACAATTCGCGCAGCGCCGACAACCTCGCCAAAGATACGCAACAGGAAGCCGAGCGCGGCGCGAAGGCGATTGCCCGCTCGATCGAAGCGATGGACCTGATCAACAAGTCGTCCGAAGACATCAGCGAGATCATCAAGGTGATCGGCGAGATTGCCAGCCAGACCAATCTGCTCGCGTTCAATGCGGCCATCGAAGCGGCCCGCGCCGGCGAACATGGTCTGGGCTTTTCCGTGGTGGCCGACGAAGTGCGCAAGCTCGCCGAGCGTTCGTCGCAGGCGACCAAGGAAATCTCCAAGCTGATCAACGAATCGGTCAAGCGCGTCGCGCAGGGTAGCGAAATCTCGAAGCAGGCCGGCGAAGCCTTCGACAAGATCGTGGCAGGCGTGAGCCGTACCACGCATGCAATCTCGGAGATTTCCTGCGGCGCCGACGAGCAGCTGATCGCCGCCCGCGAGGTCAGCGCCGCGATCCAGCAAGTCGCCGAGGAGACCGAGAAGTCCGCCGGTGCCTGCGACACGATTGCGCGCGCCAGCGCCACGCTGATGCAAGGCGCACAAACGCTCGATCAAATGGTCACGCGCTTCGTCGTCTAA
- a CDS encoding protein-glutamate O-methyltransferase CheR: MDREVDQATRRAFFDQVRRHTGIAMSERKWTLLEGRLRRRLRELALPDYRDYLQVLEAKPEEVNDFIDLVTTNETSFFRTPRIWEYFAQQFLPRWFDARPDTPLRVWSAAASSGEEAYTVAMLCEEFRLAHPAFRYRIVATDIADGILRKAAAAQYHGRSIDGLSQTHPELLKKYFSAHEELFCAGPALRANVTFRKHNLHQRPRDLGSFDVTFLRNVLIYFDADGQQAVLENVRRAMAPGGVLIVGESESLSRFDMGFAFEQPLIYRNGEGARD; this comes from the coding sequence ATGGATCGTGAGGTCGATCAGGCGACCCGTCGCGCCTTCTTCGATCAGGTGCGGAGGCATACCGGAATCGCGATGAGCGAGCGCAAGTGGACTCTGCTGGAGGGCCGTTTGCGCCGGCGCCTGCGGGAACTGGCGTTACCGGATTATCGCGATTATCTGCAGGTGCTCGAAGCGAAGCCGGAGGAGGTGAACGATTTCATCGATCTCGTCACCACCAACGAGACGTCGTTCTTCCGTACGCCGCGCATCTGGGAGTACTTCGCGCAGCAATTCCTGCCGCGCTGGTTCGACGCGCGTCCCGACACGCCGCTGCGGGTGTGGTCGGCGGCGGCGTCGAGCGGCGAAGAGGCGTACACGGTGGCAATGCTGTGCGAGGAGTTTCGCCTCGCGCATCCGGCATTCCGTTATCGCATCGTGGCAACGGACATCGCGGACGGCATCCTGCGCAAGGCGGCCGCTGCGCAGTATCACGGCCGCAGTATTGATGGACTCTCACAGACGCATCCCGAGTTGTTGAAGAAATACTTCAGCGCGCACGAGGAGCTTTTTTGCGCGGGTCCAGCATTGCGCGCCAACGTCACGTTTCGCAAACACAACCTGCACCAGCGGCCACGCGACCTCGGCTCGTTCGACGTCACGTTCTTGCGCAATGTGCTGATCTATTTCGACGCCGACGGCCAGCAAGCCGTGCTCGAAAACGTACGTCGCGCGATGGCCCCCGGGGGCGTGCTGATCGTCGGGGAATCCGAGTCGCTGAGCCGCTTCGATATGGGCTTCGCATTCGAGCAGCCGCTGATCTACCGCAATGGGGAGGGCGCACGTGACTGA
- a CDS encoding chemotaxis protein CheD, with protein sequence MTDPREIQVHMCAIGIGSGSDRDVLRATLGSCVGIALMWRERGIYGLAHCLLPDAQDRPERVGAKYVTQAIPSLLTLMQVQRASHHALEAVLAGGANMVHYVRGPTHPPIGEQNVRTAQQLLERLGVRVVHTDVGGECGRQLLIDCHEHAFVVKKIARTF encoded by the coding sequence GTGACTGACCCGCGTGAAATTCAGGTGCATATGTGCGCGATCGGCATTGGCAGTGGCAGCGATCGCGACGTGTTGCGCGCCACGCTCGGCTCCTGCGTGGGGATCGCCCTGATGTGGCGCGAGCGCGGCATCTACGGACTCGCCCATTGTCTGCTGCCCGATGCGCAAGACCGGCCTGAGAGGGTCGGCGCCAAATATGTGACGCAGGCCATTCCCTCGCTGCTTACCTTGATGCAGGTACAGCGTGCCTCGCACCATGCACTCGAGGCGGTGCTAGCCGGTGGCGCAAATATGGTGCATTACGTGCGCGGTCCGACCCATCCGCCGATTGGCGAGCAGAACGTGCGCACCGCGCAGCAGTTGCTCGAAAGGCTGGGTGTGCGCGTGGTGCATACGGATGTCGGCGGCGAATGCGGCAGGCAACTGCTGATCGATTGCCATGAGCATGCGTTCGTTGTGAAAAAGATTGCCCGCACCTTCTGA
- a CDS encoding chemotaxis protein CheW, translating into MDLTRACAATTGTPAVEWFGSFHLGETELALPVAALQEVVNYPAAVTPVPLAPGHLLGLFNLRGTLIPIVDLRQLLHLPERGERSSSKIAIIELGDARAGLLFDSTGEIQRVPAAQKIVFDRPDNTPLVICGALKLNDGERIVQILSAATLLGLPDVPQLHHRAAASGRRVQQRRQTVSFRVASAHLALPIAAIQEIIRVPAMHPSPLADAICIGMLNLRGTTLPVIDFTRFMGLTRDDAAAPDEAANVDERRIVVLNQNDVHVGLMVDEVRSIVSYRDDELMTMPAYSRRHVALFAGCLGNAGRGSIILLNPDALCAHEQIAAVARGHHDLYRNRPRTGDAAREPGSARETYVTFRLVHLLGVRIGQLREVIDYSDDVAVTPGAPDFVRGVLQLRRELVTVIDVRAMYRMPPYEDLTHAKILIVEHRGEKFGLVVDAVDNIVTIEAASRIPVPAMLTRQLGNGFGNGMKEAVELPGRGTLLLIDLATLCEQAVVEAG; encoded by the coding sequence ATGGACCTCACCCGCGCCTGTGCCGCAACGACCGGCACGCCCGCCGTCGAATGGTTCGGCTCGTTTCATCTCGGCGAGACCGAACTTGCGCTGCCGGTGGCGGCCTTGCAGGAAGTGGTCAATTATCCGGCGGCAGTCACGCCGGTGCCGCTCGCGCCGGGTCATCTGCTCGGCCTCTTCAATCTGCGCGGCACGCTGATTCCCATTGTCGACCTGCGCCAGCTGCTGCATCTGCCGGAGCGCGGCGAGCGCTCGTCGAGCAAGATCGCCATCATCGAACTGGGCGATGCGCGCGCGGGACTGCTGTTCGATTCGACCGGCGAAATTCAGCGCGTGCCGGCGGCGCAAAAAATCGTGTTCGACCGTCCGGACAATACGCCGCTTGTGATTTGCGGCGCGCTCAAGCTGAACGACGGTGAACGGATCGTGCAGATTCTCTCGGCGGCGACGCTGCTCGGGCTGCCGGATGTGCCGCAATTGCATCACCGTGCCGCCGCCTCAGGGCGGCGCGTGCAGCAGCGGCGCCAGACCGTGTCGTTTCGGGTCGCCAGCGCGCATCTGGCGCTGCCGATAGCCGCCATCCAGGAGATCATCCGTGTGCCGGCGATGCACCCGTCGCCGCTCGCCGATGCTATCTGTATCGGCATGCTGAATCTGCGCGGCACGACCCTGCCGGTGATCGATTTCACGCGTTTCATGGGCCTGACTCGCGACGACGCAGCAGCGCCAGATGAGGCCGCGAATGTCGACGAACGGCGCATCGTCGTGCTCAACCAGAATGACGTTCACGTCGGGCTGATGGTCGACGAAGTGCGCAGCATCGTCAGCTACCGTGACGACGAATTGATGACGATGCCGGCCTACAGCCGCCGGCACGTCGCACTGTTCGCCGGATGCCTCGGCAACGCAGGGCGCGGCAGCATCATCCTGTTGAATCCGGACGCACTGTGCGCACACGAGCAGATCGCGGCGGTCGCGCGCGGCCATCACGATCTGTACCGCAACCGGCCGCGGACGGGCGACGCCGCCCGCGAACCCGGCAGCGCGCGCGAGACCTACGTGACGTTCCGCCTCGTACACTTGCTGGGCGTGCGCATCGGTCAGTTGCGCGAGGTGATCGACTACTCGGATGACGTTGCCGTCACACCAGGCGCGCCGGATTTCGTTCGCGGCGTGCTGCAGCTGCGCCGCGAACTGGTGACGGTAATCGACGTGCGCGCGATGTACCGTATGCCGCCATACGAAGACCTGACGCACGCGAAGATCCTGATTGTCGAGCATCGCGGCGAAAAGTTCGGGCTCGTCGTGGATGCGGTCGACAACATCGTGACTATCGAAGCGGCCAGCCGTATCCCAGTGCCCGCCATGCTGACGCGGCAGCTCGGCAATGGCTTCGGCAACGGCATGAAGGAGGCGGTGGAGCTGCCCGGACGCGGCACGTTACTGCTGATCGATCTGGCGACGCTGTGCGAGCAGGCAGTGGTAGAGGCTGGCTAA
- a CDS encoding flagellar transcriptional regulator FlhD, with translation MLTEIKNVNLSYLKLAQRLLRIDKAMGMASMGVTEKLADFILNLTMEEAEILAASTQLLCRFGVNGHVILSAITNKGIAERMTSSTLTADAGCLPVDGKRELPPT, from the coding sequence ATGCTGACGGAGATAAAAAACGTCAACTTGTCGTATTTGAAGCTGGCGCAACGTTTGTTGCGCATAGACAAGGCGATGGGCATGGCGAGCATGGGCGTCACGGAGAAACTGGCGGATTTCATCCTGAATCTCACGATGGAGGAAGCCGAAATACTCGCCGCATCGACTCAGTTACTGTGCCGGTTTGGCGTCAACGGACACGTCATTCTTTCCGCGATCACGAATAAGGGAATCGCCGAGAGAATGACTTCATCGACCCTCACGGCCGACGCAGGATGTCTGCCGGTAGACGGTAAGCGCGAACTTCCGCCCACCTAG
- a CDS encoding mandelate racemase/muconate lactonizing enzyme family protein: MRIVEVREKTVPISSPIRNAYIDFRKMTLSLVAVVTDVIRDGKPVVGYGFNSNGRYGQGKLMRERFIPRILEADPATLVNDAGDNLDPHKIWATMFTNEKPGGHGERSVAIGTIDMAIWDAVAKIEGKPLFQLLADRYGNGQPDRKVFVYAAGGYYYPGQDHGKLKDEMRSYLDRGYTVVKKKIGGASLDEDLRRIDSILSVLGDGQKLAVDANGRFDLDTAIQYAKALSQYDLFWYEEPGDPLDFELQATLRNYYDKPMATGEDLFSMQDARNLIRYGGMRPDRDWLQFDCALSYGLVEYLRTLDMLHQHGWSPSRCVPHGGHQMSLNIAAGLGLGGNESYPDLFQPYGGFPDGVKVENGFITMPDLPGIGFEGKADLFAEMQKLSA; the protein is encoded by the coding sequence ATGAGAATCGTCGAAGTCCGCGAAAAGACCGTTCCGATCAGTTCCCCCATCCGTAATGCCTACATTGACTTCCGCAAGATGACGTTGAGTCTCGTCGCCGTGGTGACGGATGTCATCCGGGACGGCAAGCCGGTGGTGGGTTATGGCTTCAATTCCAACGGCCGCTACGGCCAGGGCAAGCTGATGCGCGAGCGCTTCATTCCGCGCATTCTCGAAGCCGACCCCGCCACGCTCGTGAACGATGCGGGCGACAACCTCGATCCGCACAAGATCTGGGCGACCATGTTCACGAACGAAAAGCCGGGCGGCCACGGCGAGCGCTCGGTCGCGATCGGTACGATCGACATGGCAATCTGGGACGCGGTGGCGAAGATCGAAGGCAAGCCGCTGTTCCAGCTGCTGGCCGACCGTTACGGCAATGGCCAGCCCGACCGCAAGGTTTTCGTATACGCGGCGGGCGGTTACTACTACCCGGGCCAGGACCACGGGAAACTGAAAGACGAAATGCGCAGCTACCTCGACCGTGGCTATACGGTCGTGAAGAAGAAGATCGGCGGCGCTTCGCTCGATGAAGATCTGCGCCGCATCGACTCGATCCTGAGCGTGCTGGGCGATGGACAGAAACTCGCGGTCGACGCCAATGGCCGCTTCGACCTCGACACGGCGATCCAGTACGCGAAGGCGTTGTCGCAATACGACCTGTTCTGGTACGAAGAGCCGGGCGACCCGCTCGACTTCGAATTGCAGGCGACGCTGCGCAACTACTACGACAAGCCGATGGCGACGGGTGAGGATCTGTTCTCGATGCAGGACGCCCGCAACCTGATCCGCTATGGCGGCATGCGTCCGGACCGCGACTGGCTGCAGTTCGACTGCGCACTGAGCTACGGCCTCGTCGAGTACCTGCGCACGCTCGACATGCTGCATCAGCACGGCTGGTCGCCGAGCCGCTGCGTTCCGCACGGCGGCCATCAGATGTCGCTGAACATCGCGGCCGGACTTGGCCTGGGCGGTAACGAATCCTATCCGGACCTGTTCCAGCCTTACGGTGGCTTCCCCGACGGCGTGAAGGTGGAAAACGGCTTCATCACGATGCCCGATCTGCCCGGCATCGGCTTCGAAGGCAAAGCCGATCTCTTCGCCGAGATGCAAAAGCTGTCCGCATAA
- the dctA gene encoding C4-dicarboxylate transporter DctA → MRVSKIGKSLSKLYVQVLIGIIAGIFVGHFYPDIGSQLKPLGDLFIKLIRMLLAPIIFASVVVGIARMNDLHQAGRVGVKAVVYFEIASTIALAIGLVIVDVVKPGSGMHIDPAHIDSSSIATYTQAAQQHGMLEFFMSIVPNSIVGAFANGEILPIIFFSVLLAIALARLGPRAAPFVDMLDIFLQGMFGIVRIVMYVAPIGAFGGMAFTIAKYGIGTLASFGQLMLCLYLTSIIFVTVVLGLAMRLSGLSLWKYLRYIKDEIFITLGTASTEAVLPQMLIKMEKLGCSRPVVGMVLPTGYTFNADGTAIYLTMASMFVAQALNIHLTIWDQLLLLGVLLLTSKGSAGVAGAGFVALAATLASMHKIPASGLVLLLGVDRFLNEARAVTNLIGNGVATIVVARWEGALDMNKARAMLERTDTSLDALEATTEEQTDRTKPKDAIVRSRAH, encoded by the coding sequence GTGCGGGTTTCAAAGATCGGAAAGTCCCTTTCCAAGCTCTACGTGCAGGTTCTGATTGGAATTATTGCCGGTATCTTCGTCGGCCATTTCTATCCTGACATCGGTTCGCAGCTCAAACCACTCGGCGACCTGTTCATCAAACTGATCCGGATGCTGCTCGCGCCGATCATCTTCGCTTCCGTCGTGGTTGGGATTGCGCGGATGAACGACCTGCATCAGGCCGGTCGCGTCGGCGTCAAGGCGGTCGTCTACTTTGAGATCGCATCGACGATTGCCCTCGCTATCGGCCTCGTCATCGTGGATGTCGTCAAGCCGGGCAGCGGTATGCACATTGATCCCGCGCATATCGATAGTTCTTCCATTGCCACGTACACCCAGGCGGCACAGCAACACGGGATGCTGGAGTTCTTCATGAGCATCGTTCCAAATAGCATTGTTGGAGCGTTCGCCAATGGAGAGATCCTGCCGATCATTTTCTTCTCCGTTCTGCTTGCAATCGCGCTCGCGAGGCTGGGTCCGCGCGCTGCGCCGTTCGTCGACATGCTCGATATTTTCCTTCAGGGCATGTTCGGTATCGTGCGGATCGTGATGTATGTCGCGCCCATCGGTGCCTTCGGCGGCATGGCCTTTACCATCGCAAAGTACGGCATCGGTACGCTGGCATCGTTCGGCCAGCTGATGCTATGCCTTTACCTCACCTCGATTATTTTCGTGACTGTTGTGCTTGGTCTGGCGATGAGGTTGAGCGGGCTGTCGCTATGGAAGTATCTCCGTTACATCAAGGATGAAATCTTCATTACGCTCGGCACCGCTTCGACTGAAGCAGTGCTCCCTCAGATGCTGATCAAGATGGAGAAATTGGGTTGCTCTCGGCCCGTAGTGGGGATGGTGTTGCCTACGGGCTATACCTTCAACGCCGATGGCACGGCGATCTACCTGACCATGGCATCGATGTTCGTTGCCCAGGCGCTGAATATCCACCTGACGATCTGGGACCAGCTGCTGCTCCTCGGCGTGCTGCTGTTGACATCCAAAGGGTCGGCCGGCGTGGCGGGAGCCGGGTTCGTCGCGCTGGCTGCCACGCTGGCCTCGATGCACAAAATCCCTGCGTCTGGACTGGTGCTGCTGCTCGGCGTCGACCGTTTCCTCAATGAGGCGCGTGCAGTCACCAATCTGATCGGCAACGGCGTAGCGACCATCGTGGTAGCACGTTGGGAAGGGGCACTCGATATGAATAAGGCTCGCGCCATGCTCGAACGTACCGACACGAGCCTCGATGCCTTGGAAGCCACGACTGAAGAGCAGACAGATCGAACGAAGCCGAAAGACGCCATTGTTCGATCCCGCGCACATTGA
- a CDS encoding NADP-dependent malic enzyme has translation MTRHSETTSFREAALDYHEFPTPGKIAIAPTKQMINQRDLALAYSPGVAFACEEIVENPLNAARFTARSNLVGVVTNGTAVLGLGNIGPLASKPVMEGKAVLFKKFAGIDVFDIELNESDPHKLVDVIAALEPTFGGINLEDIKAPDCFIVERECRKRMKIPVFHDDQHGTAIVVAAAITNGLKVVGKDIREVKLVSSGAGAAALACLDLLVDIGLPLENITVTDLAGVVYKGRVELMDPDKERFARETDARTLAEAIGGADVFLGLSAGGVLKQDMVRQMADKPLILALANPTPEILPELALEVRPDAVLCTGRTDYPNQVNNVLVFPFLFRGALDAGATTVTREMEIAAVNAIAELARQEQSDIVATAYGIQDLSFGPEYLIPKPFDPRLIVKVAPAVAKAAMDSGVAERPIEDMEAYEQHLQQFVYHSGTTMKPIFQLARGVEPEKKRIVFAEGEEERVLRAMQIIVDEKLARPILIGRPAVIEQRIARYGLRLVAGQDYTVVNTDHDERYRDFWQEYHKMMSRKGISAQMAKLEMRRRTTLIGAMLVEKGEADGMICGTVSTTHRHLHFIDQVIGKKAGAKVYAAMNALVLPNRQIFLVDTHVNVDPTPEQLAEITLMAAEEVRRFGIEPKIALLSHSNFGTSNAPTAQKMRDTLAILRERAPDLQVDGEMHGDIALDANLRREVMPDSTLEGDANLLVLPNIDAANISYNLLKTAAGNNIAIGPMLLGAAKPVHVLTASATVRRIVNMTALLVADVNALK, from the coding sequence ATGACCAGGCATTCTGAAACGACGAGCTTCCGCGAAGCCGCCCTCGATTACCACGAATTCCCGACTCCCGGGAAGATCGCGATCGCCCCGACCAAGCAGATGATCAACCAGCGCGACCTCGCGCTGGCCTACTCGCCTGGTGTCGCGTTCGCGTGTGAGGAAATCGTCGAGAACCCGCTGAACGCCGCGCGCTTCACGGCACGCAGCAATCTGGTCGGTGTCGTCACGAACGGCACCGCGGTGCTGGGTCTGGGCAACATCGGGCCGCTCGCCTCGAAGCCGGTCATGGAAGGCAAGGCCGTGCTGTTCAAGAAGTTCGCCGGCATCGACGTGTTCGATATCGAGCTGAACGAGTCCGACCCGCACAAGCTGGTGGATGTGATTGCAGCACTGGAGCCGACCTTCGGCGGCATCAACCTCGAAGACATCAAGGCGCCGGACTGCTTCATCGTCGAGCGCGAATGCCGCAAGCGCATGAAGATTCCGGTCTTCCACGACGACCAGCACGGCACGGCGATCGTCGTCGCGGCGGCGATCACCAACGGGTTGAAGGTGGTCGGCAAGGACATCAGGGAGGTCAAGCTGGTGTCCTCGGGCGCGGGTGCGGCGGCGCTGGCCTGTCTGGACCTGCTGGTCGATATCGGCCTGCCGCTCGAGAACATCACCGTCACGGATCTGGCCGGCGTGGTCTACAAGGGCCGTGTCGAACTGATGGATCCGGACAAGGAGCGCTTCGCGCGTGAAACCGACGCCCGCACGCTCGCCGAAGCGATCGGCGGCGCGGACGTGTTCCTCGGGCTGTCGGCCGGCGGCGTGCTCAAGCAGGACATGGTCAGGCAGATGGCGGACAAGCCGCTGATCCTGGCGCTGGCCAACCCGACGCCGGAAATCCTGCCGGAACTGGCGCTCGAAGTGCGTCCGGACGCGGTGCTGTGCACGGGCCGCACCGACTATCCGAATCAGGTGAACAACGTGCTGGTGTTCCCGTTCCTGTTCCGCGGCGCGCTGGATGCGGGCGCGACGACGGTCACGCGGGAAATGGAAATCGCGGCGGTCAACGCGATCGCCGAACTGGCGCGCCAGGAGCAGAGCGACATCGTCGCGACCGCGTATGGCATCCAGGATCTCTCGTTTGGGCCGGAATATCTGATTCCGAAGCCGTTCGACCCGCGTCTGATCGTCAAGGTCGCGCCGGCCGTGGCGAAGGCCGCGATGGATTCGGGCGTGGCCGAGCGTCCGATCGAGGACATGGAAGCGTACGAACAGCATCTGCAGCAGTTCGTGTATCACAGCGGCACGACCATGAAGCCGATTTTCCAGCTCGCGCGTGGCGTCGAGCCGGAGAAGAAGCGCATCGTGTTCGCGGAGGGCGAAGAAGAGCGCGTGCTGCGCGCGATGCAGATCATCGTCGACGAAAAGCTGGCCAGGCCGATCCTGATCGGCCGTCCGGCGGTGATCGAGCAGCGCATTGCGCGCTACGGCCTGCGTCTGGTTGCGGGTCAGGACTACACGGTCGTGAACACCGACCATGACGAGCGTTACCGCGACTTCTGGCAGGAATATCACAAGATGATGTCGCGCAAGGGCATCAGTGCGCAGATGGCGAAGCTCGAAATGCGCCGCCGCACCACGCTGATCGGCGCGATGCTGGTGGAAAAGGGCGAGGCCGACGGCATGATCTGCGGCACGGTGTCGACCACGCATCGCCACCTGCACTTCATCGATCAGGTGATCGGTAAGAAGGCGGGCGCGAAGGTCTACGCGGCGATGAACGCGCTGGTATTGCCGAACCGGCAGATTTTCCTGGTGGACACGCACGTGAACGTCGATCCGACGCCGGAGCAGCTGGCTGAAATCACGCTCATGGCGGCGGAGGAAGTGCGCCGTTTCGGGATCGAGCCGAAGATCGCGCTGCTGTCGCATTCGAACTTCGGCACGAGCAACGCGCCGACCGCGCAGAAGATGCGCGACACGCTGGCGATCCTGCGCGAACGCGCACCGGACCTGCAGGTGGACGGCGAAATGCACGGCGACATTGCGCTCGACGCGAATCTGCGCCGCGAAGTGATGCCCGATTCGACGCTCGAAGGCGATGCGAACCTGCTGGTGCTGCCGAACATCGACGCGGCCAACATCTCGTATAACCTGCTGAAGACCGCCGCGGGCAACAACATCGCGATTGGTCCGATGCTGCTGGGCGCGGCCAAGCCGGTGCACGTGCTGACGGCTTCGGCGACGGTGCGCCGGATCGTCAACATGACGGCGCTGCTGGTGGCCGATGTGAATGCGCTCAAGTAG